The genomic interval TGCGGAAACCTGTTTTGCCTGCCGTATGAAGGCTTCCTCATCTATCTTCAGGCGAAGGGGCAGGGGGTCTTCCCAGAACTTCTGGAAGGCAAAGCCTGCAATGACCCACAGCTCGCCCGGTCTACGCTCAAAGAGATACGGGTAACTCAGCTGTCCACCGCTTTGCTTGGCGAAGGTGATGGGCTTTGTCCATGTCTTGCCGTCGTCCTCCGAAAAGGCAATGGAGAGCTCCTCCCGATGCCACGAGGAGGGGAATTCGGTATGTTGCTTCCAGTCGCTTTTCTGCCACTCACGCCCTTCGGGATGCAGGCGGTTCCACACCAGCACGAGGCGTCCGCTCTGCAGGCGCAGCAGGTAGCCGGGCGAGTTGCTGGCGTCGATGCCGCTGGGCTGGATGATGCGCCAGTACCTGCCGCCGTCAGTGGAAATCGCCTGCCAGAACTGGTCGAGGCTGGTGCGAATCAGCATCAGCAGGCGTCCGTCGCTCAGCTCCGCCAGTGTGGGTTCAAACGCACCATCGTGATGTCCGTGCCCACCCAAATCAATCCAGTTGCTGCGCCGCCACGTCTTGCCCTCATCATCCGAGTAGACCGAGCAGGTAATCAGCCGCCCCGGATTGCTGGTGAGATGCTGCAACGGCGCAACAATCCTGCCCGAACGGGTCTGAATCAGCGCGAAAAAGTTGGGGTTGTAGCCGTCTAACACACGCTGATTGTCAATCCACGTCTTACCGCCGTCCACACTGCGAATCGCCCACACCTCCAGCCGACAGCCTTCTTTCGGCTCCTTGCGCTGTTCGTCCCACTCGAAGTGTCTTCCCACGAAGTTCAGGTACACCATCACCAGCGTCCCTTTCTGGGTACGCAACAGATAGTGGGATGCTGGCTCGTCGTCGCTGACGCCTTCGCACACGGAAGTGGGGTCTGACCACGTTTTGCCGTCGTCTCTGCTCACGCGAAAGCCTTTGCTGTCTACAGTCGCCAGACTGCCATCCTGCAGAACCACAAAGGGTCCATTGCAGGAGATGTCGAGCGGTTGACACAACGGATGCACCCAGCGGGCATCGGAGAAGGAGATGCCGGCTAAAACTGGAAGGAGAAAACACATAGTTGCCACCTCACTATATGATGCCCCACGCTTTCAGCACTTCTATTTCGGGCGGCGGGTTCCACAACCACTCTATCCGCAGCCACAAGCCTGATAGCACCACGCTGCGATATTCGCCCGTCTCTCCTTTCGCTATCAGCACATATTTGCCCGCCTCGTTCCGCACATAAAACTCCGCCTGAC from Bacillota bacterium carries:
- a CDS encoding glycoside hydrolase codes for the protein MCFLLPVLAGISFSDARWVHPLCQPLDISCNGPFVVLQDGSLATVDSKGFRVSRDDGKTWSDPTSVCEGVSDDEPASHYLLRTQKGTLVMVYLNFVGRHFEWDEQRKEPKEGCRLEVWAIRSVDGGKTWIDNQRVLDGYNPNFFALIQTRSGRIVAPLQHLTSNPGRLITCSVYSDDEGKTWRRSNWIDLGGHGHHDGAFEPTLAELSDGRLLMLIRTSLDQFWQAISTDGGRYWRIIQPSGIDASNSPGYLLRLQSGRLVLVWNRLHPEGREWQKSDWKQHTEFPSSWHREELSIAFSEDDGKTWTKPITFAKQSGGQLSYPYLFERRPGELWVIAGFAFQKFWEDPLPLRLKIDEEAFIRQAKQVSAVH